A genomic window from Methanobrevibacter sp. TLL-48-HuF1 includes:
- a CDS encoding universal stress protein, with amino-acid sequence MFDIIAVPVDGSEYGYEAADVAIEIAKKFGSKIAAIHVLEEFSFSSYDESEDSGDEILAKVTEKANAEGIETVEHLLTADALRDMKFIINQTCADLVVIHAFGSDNKRFVSFEENEVSQNQIGSVSERLLRTSDVPVVLVR; translated from the coding sequence ATGTTTGATATTATTGCAGTTCCTGTTGATGGGTCTGAATATGGATATGAGGCAGCTGACGTAGCTATTGAAATAGCTAAAAAATTTGGTTCCAAAATAGCTGCTATTCATGTTTTGGAAGAATTTTCTTTTAGCAGTTATGATGAATCAGAAGACAGCGGTGATGAAATTTTAGCAAAAGTTACTGAGAAAGCTAATGCTGAAGGAATAGAAACTGTTGAGCATTTATTAACTGCTGATGCTTTAAGAGACATGAAATTTATTATTAATCAGACCTGTGCTGATTTAGTTGTTATTCATGCATTTGGTTCAGATAACAAAAGATTTGTTTCTTTTGAAGAAAATGAAGTATCTCAAAATCAGATTGGTTCCGTTAGTGAAAGGCTTTTAAGAACTTCTGATGTTCCTGTTGTTTTAGTTAGATAA
- a CDS encoding 4Fe-4S binding protein, whose amino-acid sequence MIVKDWCSFCGECAGVCPRNLIQVKEYSLVFDESECRECSTCVDACPINALEKED is encoded by the coding sequence ATGATTGTAAAAGATTGGTGCTCATTCTGTGGAGAATGTGCAGGTGTTTGTCCGAGAAATTTAATACAAGTTAAAGAGTATAGCTTAGTATTTGATGAAAGTGAGTGTAGAGAATGTAGTACATGCGTTGATGCTTGTCCTATTAATGCTTTGGAGAAAGAAGATTAG